The genomic interval ACCAAGATTGCGGCGACTTCAATTGAAGATGAGCATGTTTAATAGTCGTGTTCTTAGTAGAGCAACTAATCAGTAAACAGATTGTGAGCGTTGTGAATAGATATTTCATCATTTTAGGAAGGGTTAAGTTGGGAGAGAAATTTCTCTCCCAACTTTAGATTTAAAATTACAATTGAAATGGATACACCATTTTTGCTGCCCCAAGTTCTTTAATAACCAAGTAACCTGTGGTTGAAGCAGAGATTGTTCCTTTTAGTTTAACAGTGTTTATTCCTGCAACAACGTTGTCTAGCAAAGATGGATCAATAACTGTTCTTAAAGTGCCATGATGAGCAGTTGCAAATCCTCCTTGGTTATCACTGTTACTAAAATCTGTTATAAGCTCGGCCACACTAAGACCTATAATTGTTACTTCCAGGCAGTTTGTTGGAGATCCTTCACAACCAAAGTCATTCCCACCACGATCAAACCAAGTAGATGATGCAGTAGGTTCACCACTCGATTTCTCAAAATTTGTTGAAGTTTGTGTTTTAGAGGAGCTCTCTGTTGAGCTTCGTGGATTAATTGCTTCCTTCTCGCAAGAAGAGAGAGTGATTGCTGCCATGATAGACAGGCTTAAAAATGTTCGTTTCATAAAATGTGAATAATAATTAATAATACAATGTATTACTTCGGCCGAGGTGTACAGTTCAATGGTAAAAAAAAAAAACAACTAGTTCCAAATAAATTTTCAATTTTAACAGTTTTCGAATAGATTCCAATTTTCTAAATCAAGTTTTCAATCTGTTTTTAGAAGTTATTTATCTCCAGACTTAATTATATGCATGAACTTCACTAATTTCGTGTATGCAACTTTCAGAAAGAATAAAAACAATTGACTGGTCTTCATTAAAAACAATCCTATTTGTGGGATTGATTGTGCGCTTAATTGCAGCCATTTTTTCAGAAGGTTATGCCATGCACGACGATCACTTTTTGGTCATTGAGGCGGCTGGCTCTTGGGCAGATGGTTTTGATTACAATCATTGGTTGCCTTGGAACAAACCAGCGGGTTCTACTCCAGAAGGCCATAGTTTTACCTATGTTGGATTGAATTACCTCTTTTTCTCAGGACTAAAGTCTCTTGGGATTTCAGATCCGAAAGTATTGATGCTCATCAATCGGTTTGTTCATGCACTCTTTTCATTGCTCATTATTCGATTTGGATATTTGATTACTGAGAAATTATCAAGTAAGAAAACAGCAACTTATGTCGGTTGGTTATTGGCACTTTTGTGGGCAATGCCTTTCTTATCAGTTAGAAACTTAGTTGAAGTGGTAAGTATTCCATTCTTGATGTGGGCAGTTTGGTTGACTTTGAAAGAAAATAGTAAATGGGCATTGTTTTATGCAGGTTTACTCATTGGAGTTGCGATTTCTTTTCGGTATCAAATTGCCATTTATGCTGTAGGGCTCGGTATTTATTATGTGTTCAAATTAGAATGGCGGAAGCTGATATTAATGTCGGCAGGTTCGATCCTTCTGTTCGTTTTAACTCAGGGTGTAGTCGATTATTTCATTTGGGGGTATCCTTTTGCAGAATTTAGAGGGTATGTGGTGTATAATATGAATGAAGGAACACAATACATGGGAGTGAATCGACACAATTACTTTATGTATTTCTATGTCCTCTTTGGATTATTGCTTTTTCCATTAGGAATAATGGCCTTAGTAGCCTATTTCAAAAGTGCTAAAAAATATGCGATTTTATTTGTGCCGACGGTTATCTTTTTACTGTTTCATTCGTGGTTTCCAAATCGTCAAGAGCGCTTTATTTTGACTATTTTCCCCTTAGTGGTTATTCTTGTTTTCTTAGGTATTGAGCAGTTAAGAGAACGTCCATTCTGGAATAAATTTTGGAAAATATCATGGGTTTCCTTTTGGATTTTGAATACTCCTTTATTGTGTGTTCTAACAGTAATGCCATCGAAGCAATCACGAATTAATACGATGTATTCTCTTAACGGAAGGGTGAAAGGAAACGAACGTATTTTGATTGAAGCTACGGGTGAAACAAATCCTGAAATGATGCCATTTTTCTATTCAGGGAAGTGGAATTATACAGTGACCGAACGTTGGAGTTTGGATACTATTAATCCAGCAAGTTTTTACACCGCAGAACCGAAGGATTATATTTTCTTCTTCGGACAAAAAAACTTGGAACAGCGAATAGATACCTTTCAAGTGATTTATCCAAAAATGCATCGTGAGGCTCAAATAAATCCCAGTTTTGTAGACAAGTTCCTACATGGGATAAATCCAAGAAATTCGAATTCTTATGTAGAAATTTGGAAAACGGAGGTGAAGGATTAATTATAAATCCGCAATAAATTACTTCCGTTCCAAGTGGTTTCGTATTTCCTTAATCCCCAACTAGAGTTGGCAATTGGCGATCCATCATACAGGGAGAAACGAGCGCTTGAACAAGGATCGTTTAATTGAAGAAAATTAGTAGAATCAGTAGTTAATCCAGTTGCACAAATATTCTCTGGGTCTTCCGGTGACATGCGCTCCCAAGCTACAAAGACATCAAACGATTGTCTGTAAACAATAATTCCTTTGATTCCACCTGAAACATAAGCCCAGCCACCAACACTATTTAAGTCTTGGTAACTTGGCAAAGTAAGATCTATTTGAAAATCAAAAGCAATACTTGGAACTGGATGGGTTTTGTTTTTTTTACAAGAAACACCAATCAAGAGGAATATCAATAAAAAGATTCGTATTTTCACTTTACGTTATTGGAATGATAAATTTATGAACTTAAGAACGATTTTACAAGGCTTTGTATTGTGTGGGCTACTTATTTTTGGTGCAGGATCCGTAACTTCCTCTTATAGTCAAGACGGATCGGTTGCTAAAGCGGAGAAAACAATTGCAAAACGCAGAAAGAAAGATGCGAAAGCTGCTAAGAAAGAAGCAAAAAAATCGAAGAAGGCATTTTGGTCAAAACAATCCAAGTCTGCTAAAAAAAGCGTGAAACGAAATGCCCGAAGACAACGGCAATCTTCTCGGGGTTCGAGGGGATGATAGAAAAGGGTTTAAAAAGTTAAAAGGAGTTCAAAATGTTTAAAACAAATTGTATTTGAACATTGTTTTAGACAAACAGCTTTTCCTTCCAGCCTTCCGCTTCTTCTTCTGTCAGTAAATTTAATTGCTTCAAGTATTTCGTAGTCTTTTCAAAAGCAAGTGGATACTCAATTCCTTTGTAATTCCAATCTGTTTCATTGAGCCAATTTTTCACCTGATCCAACGGTAAGTTATAACGCCATGAAATGATTTCTGCTGAATCTGGATGTGCTTTTACCTCGCTTGCTTTTTGATTGACGATTTCGCACATTTGCTTTAATAAGTCAGCATGCTTCTCGGCAACTTCAGTACGAGCTGCAATTACAAAACAAGGCCATGGAGTTACTACATCACCAACGTAATCACATTTCCCTTGCTCTACAAATGGAGATGTTGTGTATTTTTCCCATAGAAATGCTTCAGCTTCCTTGTTTCCCAATGCCCACAAACCACCATAAACGTCGCCAATTACGTTGAATTTTAATCCTTCCAGATTCCAACCATATTGATCTGCCATCACATAAGCCATCAAATGTGAACCTGATCCGTATCTAGAAATGGCAAATGTTTGATTTTCGATGTCTTCTGGTTTTTTAATTGCACCATTTTTTGGAACATGAATTCCCCAGCTTAACGGTGAAACAACATAAACCTGAAGAATCTTTGCGTCTAATCCTTGTAAAATAGATTTGGTAATTCCTTCTGTTAAAAGTACCGCAATGTCAATAGATCCAGTTTCTAAACCGCGAATCATTTGACCAGTTCCCCCGCTCATATCCGACCAATGAAGATTTAAACCGATTTCTTGAAATTTACCTTCTTCAATTGCCAATCTCCATGGCAAGTTAAAATGTTCGGGAACACCACCTATTTTTAGGCCTAATTCGTTTTTCATTGCTTTGAAAATTGCATGGAATGCAGCTTTTTGTACAAACCATCTTTGCGTAATAATTCTTCGTGAGATCCAATTTCTTGAATTTCACCTTTGTCAAGGACAATGATTTTATTTGCCGCTTGTATGGTAGATAATCGGTGTGCAATAACGATGGAAGTTCTTCCCTTGGTTAATCTTTCAGTGGCTTGTTGAATCAATAATTCAGATTCGTTGTCAACGCTTGAAGTTGCTTCGTCCAAAATCAAAATGTGTGGATTGTAAACATAAGCTCGAATGAAAGCGAGCAATTGTCGTTGTCCAACAGAAAGCACTCCTCCGCGTTCACCCACTTGGTAATCGTAGCCATTTGGTAATTTTTCAATGAAACTATCGGCTCCAACTGCTTTTGCTGCTGCGATAACTTCTTCGCGGGTAATCTCCTCATTACCTAAGGTAATATTGTTGTGAATCGTGTCGGAAAACAAGAATACATCTTGAAGTACAATTGCAATGTTTTTTCGTAAAGTATCCATGTGAATTTCGCGCAATTCAACTTCTCCAATATGAATAGTTCCTTTCTGATATTCATAAAAACGACTCAATAGATTGACAATTGACGTTTTTCCTGCTCCTGTTGCACCAACAAATGCTATTGTTTCTTTTGGTTGAATAATCAGATTAATGTCTTTCAGTACCCAATCTTCTTCCTTGTAAGCGAAAGATACGTGTTCAAATTTCAAAGGTTGTTCAAAATCGCAAATCTCAATCGTTCCAGATTCTTGCACATGATCTTGTGTATCCAATAATTCAAATACTTTATCTGCTCGAACTATTCCTCGTTGTAAAATATTGAATTTATCTGCTAGCATCCGAATTGGTCGGAATAGCATTTGAATCCAAAGGGTGAAACTGAATACGGTACCAAATAATTGATTGTCATCTATTCTTTTTCCAGTCATTGAAAATGCTGCCCAAACAATTAATAAGGCAATAGATAGTGAACTCAAAAATTCAACCACAGGAAAGAAAATTGAGAATGCCCAAACTGCATTTACATGTGCTTGGCGATGCGTTTTATTCGCTTCTTGAAAGGATTGATATTCCTTTTTTTCTCGTCCAAATATTTGAACAATGTTCATTCCTGTCAAACGTTCCTGAACAAATGAGTTCAAGCGATGAACCGCCGTTCCTTCTTGTTGAAAGCTTTTTCGCATGGCTTTCGCAAAAATTCGCGTTGCCAAAATCAATATCGGAATGGGAATCAATGCCATTAAAGACAATTGCCAATTGCTTAAAAACATCAGCGTTAAAACGACAATCAGCATCAATAAATCGCCTAAAATATCGATGAGACCTGAAGAGAAAACTTCGGAGATGGCTTCAATATCTGAAACAACCCGAGTAACCAATCCACCAACAGGCGAACGATCGAAGAATTGCATTCGGAAAGTAGATAAATGATTGAAAACGGTTACTCGAATATCTCGAATAACGGATTGCGCCATGAAATTGGAGAAGAAAGTGGTCAAAAATTGCAGCAATCCTTCGAATAATAACATTCCTGCTACAATAAGAATCCATTTCAAAAAGAGCGATGCATTTTGGGTTTTAACTAAGTATTGCTCTACGGTATTTCCAATGATCATTGGACGTAAAGGACCAATAATTGAAAGGAGAATGGTGCAAATAAGGGCTAAAATTAAAAGTCCAGAATAGGGCTTTGCAAACTTTAATAAGCGTTTGAAAATTCGGAAATCAATTTTGCTTTGTTTAGCCATGTTGCAAAATTACATCTAAGGATTGATTTAGAACTATAATTTAACTGCTAAAATTCATTAAGAAATCACATTTTTATTTCCATTGTTGCCTTTTATTGCTTTTATTTGTGAGGAGACAAAGGAGCTCCTGTAAACGAGTAATTTTCACCTCCAATATTCAATAAATATGGTTCACAATTTAGGTCAATCGACATCGATTTTCAATACGTTCTTGGGGGAATTAAGAGATTGCACCCTTCAAACTGATCCCATGCGATTTAGAAGGAATCTAGAGCGTGTTGCGGAGGTTTTGGCTTATGAAGTTAGCAAACAATTGGATTATCAAACAGAATTGGTGACAACTCCTTTGGGTGAAGCGGAGGTTTCAAGGTTAAAGCAACAACCTGTTTTAGCAACTATTTTACGTGCAGGATTGCCCATGCATCAAGGTTTATTGAATTACTTTGATCGCGCAGAAAGTGCTTTTGTTTCGGCTTATAGAAAACATAAGAACGCGGAAGATTTTGACATTCACGTGGAATATTTGGCTGCTCCTTCTATTGATGGAAAAACAGTAATTATTTCAGATCCAATGTTAGCAACAGGAAGTTCGATGGTCATGGTTTACAAAGCGCTTTTAAAGCAAGGGAAACCAGCTAAAGTTCATATTGTTGCAGCTATTGCAGCTCCTGAGGCTATTGAATATGTGAAAAAGCATTTACCAGAAACAATTACGATTTGGGTAGGTGCTATTGATAAAGAATTAACCGCTCAATCTTACATTGTCCCAGGTTTGGGCGATGCAGGAGATTTGGCTTATGGAGTAAAATGTTAAGGAGATAAAATACTATGCACTGGCACTTATATATATCACTCTTTGGTTTATCAATGATCAAATTTATGTTTGCCCCGTTTGGAGGACCAGCAATGAAACTAAATTTTCTTGAAACCTATCTTTCCTGCGTAGCTGGAGCTTTCGTGGCTGCATTTATTTTTTACTTTTCGAGTGAGTTTTTCATGATTCGCGCACACAAGAAACGCAAAGCACTTTTACACGCATCCATTACAAATGGAACACCATTAAAGTATAAACCAAAGTTTACACGGTTCAACAAACTTATTGTGAAATTGAAACGCCGCCTTGGAATTTATGGAATAGCATTTTACGCCCCCTTATTTTTATCGGTTCCCGTTGGATCAATTGTGACGGCTAAATTCTACGGAAAAGAAAAACGTACATTTCCGTTGATTTTATTGGGGATTTGCATCAATGGAGCTGTTACAACTGGATTAGCCTACGGAATCAAAGCACTTTTTTAGATGAAAATTCGTCAGTTATTTTTTGACCTTGACAGAACCCTGTGGGATTTTGAAACCAATTCGCGTTTCGCATTACAGCAGTTGTATGATGATTTAAAGTTGGGGGATACCATTGATCATTTCAGACATTTTCACCATACGTATATCAAGATCAATGCAGATTTGTGGCAAAAATATGGGAATGGAAAATTGACGAAGGAAGAATTGCGGGATAATCGTTTCAAACAAACCCTAGCTCATCACGGAATTAACAACAATGAGCTCGCACAACAAATGAGTGATGGTTATATTGAATTATCGCCTCAGCAAACAAACCTGTTTCCTGGAGCTGTTGAAATGTTGGAATCTTTACGAGAACAGGATTATTCGTTACACATCATTACGAATGGGTTCAAAGAAGTACAGCACATTAAATTGGCAAAAAGCGGAATTAGTCAGTTTTTCAAAACAGTTCTATGTTCAGAAGAAATTGGCGTTACAAAACCGCATCGCGAAATTTTTCAAGAAGCACAGCGATTAACATCTTGCAAAAGAGAACATGCCATTATGATCGGTGATGATTTCAAAGCAGATATCATTGGAGCTTTAAACGCGGGTTGGACTGCCATTCATTTTGATCCAGAGCACAGGTACAAAAAAGAACGAAATGTTCCACGCATTCGTGAACTGTTGGAAATACCTGAAGTGGTAAATTTGTTGCCGATTGTTGGGAATTAACACTTGTTTTTTTAGACATTTAAAACGAGGAGAGTTAAGATTCAAGACTTTTTTTGGTTTCTCTTATCAAGTCTTCGTCTTCAGTCTTAAAATCTTGAAGTCCTAATATCTTAATATCCTGACATCTTAAAATCTAATTACCTATCTTTGTGCCCTCAAATAAAATTGGATGTCTTTTTCTTCTTTCGGCTTATCGCCTTTTTTACTTCAAGCTTTAACCGAAATGACCTACGAGAAGCCTACTCCGATTCAGGAATTGGCTATTCCAGCTATTTTAACTGGAAAAGATGTGCTAGGAATTGCCCCAACAGGCTCTGGAAAAACAGCGAGTTATGTACTCCCTGTTTTAGCACAACTATCTAAAGTTGAAAAAGCAAAAAACCGACATATTCAATCGCTTATTTTAGTTCCAACGCGTGAATTAGCGATTCAAGTGGAAGAAGTCTTCAAATCTTTTGCACATAAACTTCCTGAACCATTAAAAGTGAAAGCTGTTTACGGAGGTGTTTCCATCAATCCGCAAATGAAGGCAATGATGGGAGTTTCTATTCTCATCGCAACTCCTGGTCGTTTGATTGAACTCGCTGAATCCAATGCAATTCACTTAAGTACTTTAAAGTCTTTGGTTTTAGATGAGGCAGATAAATTGCTGAACTTGGATTTTCAAGAGGAAATGAAACGCATTTTGAGCTGGATCCCGAAGAAAAGACAGAATTTATTGTTTTCGGCAACTCTGAATGACAAAGTTTCTGAAATCACTCAATTGATTTTGCATGAACCAATCGTACTCAAAATTGAAAATGAAGAGGATTCGGTTGAGCTAATCCAGCAAACAGCTTACCGTGTTTCCGATGAGCGAAAAGGCCCGTTGTTGCGTTATTTGATTCGGTCTCGCAATATGAAACAAGTGTTGATTTTCACGAGTTCTACATTCAAAGCAGATCAAGTAGTTGAAAAGCTTCGTAAAAATAACATTGATGCGCAAGCCATTCACAGTAAGAAAAGTCAGGATGCGCGAAATAAAGTCCTCCGTAATTTCAAAGCGGGACATTTGAAAGTGTTGGTCGCCACAGATTTGATCTCTCGTGGAATCGATATCGAATTTTTACCCTTCGTAATTAACTACGAATTACCGCGCTCTCCCAAAGATTATGTACACCGCATTGGTCGTACAGGAAGAGCGGAATCAACTGGTGAGGCATTGACTTTTGTAACACCAGAAGACGAACATCATTTTAAAATTATCCAAAAGAAAATGGGAAAACAGGTTCCGTTTGAAGAAACAGACGGACTTGATTTAAACGCATAATTAACTCCATTCCCAGGAACACGCATATTATATGAAACGCATTGCATTGTACAAAAAACTTTTCCAAGTAGAAGAGGAAATTAGCTTAGCTCAATTGAAAACAACTTACCGCAAGTTGGTAAAAGAATGGCATCCGGATAAATTTCAGGAAGAAGATCCGATGAAAGCAGAAGCAGAAGTGAAAAGCTTGGAAATTATCGACGCTTACCATTTTTTGGTGAGTATTGCACCAGAAACGTTGGAACAGAATATGGAGGAATATCAAGAAACGATCAATACTTCCATGATTGCTGATTTCCATTACAAAGGACTCACATTAAAAGTGACATTCTTGAATGGTCAAGTATTTGAGTATTTCGCGGTTCCAAATAACGTTTACAAAAAGTTGACACAATCAGCTACTCCAGAACGTTTTGCACGTAGACATATTTTCTCTTCTCATACTTATCGAATGGCGAGTAAAGGCGCGGTTGAGGTTTAGAATTCGATTGGTCTATATTTCCCACAGAACGCTTATGCCTTATCTGCAGGAACACGGATCCATATGTAGTGAACACGGTAGCATTATAATTTGTTGAGTTTTTCAAGATATCAACTTTAGTGTACTTCCGTGCTCGTCCGTGGGAAAATGAAAAGAATCAGATATATCGAAGAGATACACTTAATCGTTCTTTCCTAAACTGAACGAACAAGGAAGCGAGATCTTAGAATTCACTGGTTTTCCGTTTATAATTGCTGGTTTGAAAACCATTAATCTCACGACTCGAATGACTTCAGCATCGGCTAATGGACTCAGGGATTTCTTGATCCGGACATTTGTTACGCGACCCACCGTGTCAATGGTGAGTGAAACATATACTTTCCCTTCCACACTGTCGGAAGGATAAATAATGTTCTCTTTGAAAAAGCTGCACAATGCTGCAATTCCACTTGGATAATCGGCTGTTGGTGTTTCATCAATGACAACTCCTGCTATGACATGTTCTTTAGGAGTTTTCAAGGAAGATCTGAAAGGATCATTTTCTTCTTGTGCTTGAGCATTTG from Fluviicola taffensis DSM 16823 carries:
- a CDS encoding ArnT family glycosyltransferase; this encodes MQLSERIKTIDWSSLKTILFVGLIVRLIAAIFSEGYAMHDDHFLVIEAAGSWADGFDYNHWLPWNKPAGSTPEGHSFTYVGLNYLFFSGLKSLGISDPKVLMLINRFVHALFSLLIIRFGYLITEKLSSKKTATYVGWLLALLWAMPFLSVRNLVEVVSIPFLMWAVWLTLKENSKWALFYAGLLIGVAISFRYQIAIYAVGLGIYYVFKLEWRKLILMSAGSILLFVLTQGVVDYFIWGYPFAEFRGYVVYNMNEGTQYMGVNRHNYFMYFYVLFGLLLFPLGIMALVAYFKSAKKYAILFVPTVIFLLFHSWFPNRQERFILTIFPLVVILVFLGIEQLRERPFWNKFWKISWVSFWILNTPLLCVLTVMPSKQSRINTMYSLNGRVKGNERILIEATGETNPEMMPFFYSGKWNYTVTERWSLDTINPASFYTAEPKDYIFFFGQKNLEQRIDTFQVIYPKMHREAQINPSFVDKFLHGINPRNSNSYVEIWKTEVKD
- the upp gene encoding uracil phosphoribosyltransferase, translated to MVHNLGQSTSIFNTFLGELRDCTLQTDPMRFRRNLERVAEVLAYEVSKQLDYQTELVTTPLGEAEVSRLKQQPVLATILRAGLPMHQGLLNYFDRAESAFVSAYRKHKNAEDFDIHVEYLAAPSIDGKTVIISDPMLATGSSMVMVYKALLKQGKPAKVHIVAAIAAPEAIEYVKKHLPETITIWVGAIDKELTAQSYIVPGLGDAGDLAYGVKC
- a CDS encoding ABC transporter ATP-binding protein, yielding MAKQSKIDFRIFKRLLKFAKPYSGLLILALICTILLSIIGPLRPMIIGNTVEQYLVKTQNASLFLKWILIVAGMLLFEGLLQFLTTFFSNFMAQSVIRDIRVTVFNHLSTFRMQFFDRSPVGGLVTRVVSDIEAISEVFSSGLIDILGDLLMLIVVLTLMFLSNWQLSLMALIPIPILILATRIFAKAMRKSFQQEGTAVHRLNSFVQERLTGMNIVQIFGREKKEYQSFQEANKTHRQAHVNAVWAFSIFFPVVEFLSSLSIALLIVWAAFSMTGKRIDDNQLFGTVFSFTLWIQMLFRPIRMLADKFNILQRGIVRADKVFELLDTQDHVQESGTIEICDFEQPLKFEHVSFAYKEEDWVLKDINLIIQPKETIAFVGATGAGKTSIVNLLSRFYEYQKGTIHIGEVELREIHMDTLRKNIAIVLQDVFLFSDTIHNNITLGNEEITREEVIAAAKAVGADSFIEKLPNGYDYQVGERGGVLSVGQRQLLAFIRAYVYNPHILILDEATSSVDNESELLIQQATERLTKGRTSIVIAHRLSTIQAANKIIVLDKGEIQEIGSHEELLRKDGLYKKLHSMQFSKQ
- a CDS encoding KTSC domain-containing protein, giving the protein MKRIALYKKLFQVEEEISLAQLKTTYRKLVKEWHPDKFQEEDPMKAEAEVKSLEIIDAYHFLVSIAPETLEQNMEEYQETINTSMIADFHYKGLTLKVTFLNGQVFEYFAVPNNVYKKLTQSATPERFARRHIFSSHTYRMASKGAVEV
- a CDS encoding DEAD/DEAH box helicase; translation: MSFSSFGLSPFLLQALTEMTYEKPTPIQELAIPAILTGKDVLGIAPTGSGKTASYVLPVLAQLSKVEKAKNRHIQSLILVPTRELAIQVEEVFKSFAHKLPEPLKVKAVYGGVSINPQMKAMMGVSILIATPGRLIELAESNAIHLSTLKSLVLDEADKLLNLDFQEEMKRILSWIPKKRQNLLFSATLNDKVSEITQLILHEPIVLKIENEEDSVELIQQTAYRVSDERKGPLLRYLIRSRNMKQVLIFTSSTFKADQVVEKLRKNNIDAQAIHSKKSQDARNKVLRNFKAGHLKVLVATDLISRGIDIEFLPFVINYELPRSPKDYVHRIGRTGRAESTGEALTFVTPEDEHHFKIIQKKMGKQVPFEETDGLDLNA
- a CDS encoding substrate-binding domain-containing protein: MKNELGLKIGGVPEHFNLPWRLAIEEGKFQEIGLNLHWSDMSGGTGQMIRGLETGSIDIAVLLTEGITKSILQGLDAKILQVYVVSPLSWGIHVPKNGAIKKPEDIENQTFAISRYGSGSHLMAYVMADQYGWNLEGLKFNVIGDVYGGLWALGNKEAEAFLWEKYTTSPFVEQGKCDYVGDVVTPWPCFVIAARTEVAEKHADLLKQMCEIVNQKASEVKAHPDSAEIISWRYNLPLDQVKNWLNETDWNYKGIEYPLAFEKTTKYLKQLNLLTEEEAEGWKEKLFV
- a CDS encoding YjjG family noncanonical pyrimidine nucleotidase; this translates as MKIRQLFFDLDRTLWDFETNSRFALQQLYDDLKLGDTIDHFRHFHHTYIKINADLWQKYGNGKLTKEELRDNRFKQTLAHHGINNNELAQQMSDGYIELSPQQTNLFPGAVEMLESLREQDYSLHIITNGFKEVQHIKLAKSGISQFFKTVLCSEEIGVTKPHREIFQEAQRLTSCKREHAIMIGDDFKADIIGALNAGWTAIHFDPEHRYKKERNVPRIRELLEIPEVVNLLPIVGN
- a CDS encoding energy transducer TonB; protein product: MRHVDYIGWSLPKTNKTICGIFSETQVAKGYENYRQLVAKTVLALGLGISANAQAQEENDPFRSSLKTPKEHVIAGVVIDETPTADYPSGIAALCSFFKENIIYPSDSVEGKVYVSLTIDTVGRVTNVRIKKSLSPLADAEVIRVVRLMVFKPAIINGKPVNSKISLPCSFSLGKND